The Aminipila terrae nucleotide sequence GAAAGTTTCTTCAGTAAATTGTTGTTCAATGCTCATTGGGTACCTCCTTTTAAATAATCAAATTAATTCATTCTCTGCTTTTTCTATGCAAAAACTCCTTTCATTTCATCGGAATCTTTAGCCAATTAATAAAAGGAGTTTTGATTTTAAATAAATAATCTTAGTCTTTAGTTATATATATTACACCTGCAATATTTTCTATGCAGTTTTCTGTCTATTGAATAGTTTGAAATCAATACCTAAGAGATTTTGCGTTCCAGTCTTAACTTATCTGCGATAATTGCGATAAACTCTGAATTTGTAGGTTTGCCCTTGTCATTATGTACTGTATATCCAAATAAATTGTTTATTGTTTCTATCTTGCCTCTGTTCCAGGCTACTTCTATTGCGTGTCTTATAGCTCTTTCAACTCTGCTAGGTGTTGTATTGTTCAGTTTAGCTATGGCAGGATACAGTTCTTTGGTAACTGCCCCAAGCAAATCCATATCTTCAACCACCATAGTGATAGCATCTCTTAAATACTGATATCCTTTAATATGAGCAGGTACACCCACTTCATGAATGATATTGGTGATATCAACCTCCAGATCATTATTTGTCTTTTCAGTACTAGTATTATTGTTCACTACCGTCCTTATACTGGTTAGTTTTCCGGAACCTTCTTCGAGCTCTTCTCCAAAAAGCTGGTTGATTCTTTTTGACAGGACACCTAAATTAAATGGCTTAACCAGATAATATTCCGCACCTAATTTGGTTGCTTTCTGTGTAATCGATTCTTGTCCTACTGCAGAAAGCATAATGGTTTTTGGATATTTGGGAAGCTCCATATTATTAATGCTTTCCAAAACACCAAGTCCATCTAGGTGCGGCATAATCATGTCCAGAATCAAAACATCTGGTAAAAACTTTTTAACACAATCTACAGTCTGTATTCCATCATTTGCTACAAAGGTAATATCAATATTTTCCTGCTCCGCGAAATAATCGCTCAGAATTTCGCAAAAATCCTTATTGTCATCTGCAATTCCGATACTTATTTTTGTCATACATATCCCCCTTAATTTCATAATAATCTTCACAGATTATTATATTTTTTAGCAATACTCCAGCATCTTTTAATTTATACTTTTTCTGTAGTTTATGCAACATAAATTATCAGAAAATATACATAAGTTTGGTCATTTCTCGACATTATTCGACATTTGTTCTTGCAGCATCCACTCAATATATATCCCATAACCTTTTTCAGGATTATTTACAAACACGTGAGTTACAGCACCTATCAGCCTTCCATTTTGAATAATCGGGCTTCCACTCATTCCCTGTACAATTCCCCCGCTTTTCTTCAAAAGTCTTTCATCTGTTACCTTTATTGTCATACTTTTTGTCTCTGGTCTGGTCTGTTTATTTACCTTTTCAATCTCTATTTCGTAACATTCTACTTTGTTATTATCTAAAGTTGTCAGGATATATGCCGGACCCACAACAACAGATTTCTGATATCCAACTGGTATAGGTTTGTTATAATATGGATTATTTATATTGCCATATAACTTGCCGAAAATGCCAAATTCAGTATTTTTTTTCAGACTTCCAAGGGGTTCGTCGGCTTCATAGAATATGCCCCGGATTTCTCCCGGATCTCCTGCTTTTCCCTGTTTAACAGATTCTACTTTTGAATTAACCAGTTCTCCCTCTGCTACAGGAAGAATGGCAGATGTTTCAGGATCGGTTATTGCATGACCCAATGCTCCATAATAGTTATTTTGCGGATCATAATAAGTTAAAGTTCCGATACCAGCAGTTTTATCCTTTACCCATATACCCAGTTTATACATATTGTCAGATTTAGCAATTACTGGAGTTAAAGTTATCTCTATAATATCATTTTTTCTCTGAAGCTTCAACAAAACTTCTCCTCTTATTTTATTAACTATAGTCTGCACTTCAGATGCACGATAAACTTTTTGTCCATTTATCTCTAATATTGTATCACCAATTTGCAGACCGGACAACAATCCCGGATTAACAACTTCTCCAGTTACTGTTTCAATTTCCTGAAGCCCTACGATTAGAACCCCCTTTACATCCATTTTAACACCAATGGACTGCCCCCCTGGCATTAAAACTTTCTCCGATACAACATTTATAGCAGCAGGTGCCGGTTCCTCCGTCTGTTTTACAACAAATGAAATACCGGTAACCACCGCAACCAATAAAACAAATACCCATAAACATTTAACAATACCATGTGTTCTCATTTTTTCCATAAAGCAAATTTACTCCTAGCTTTCAAAGTCTTGTAATAAGTCTAATAATTCCGATTCAGTTTTCACCACCACACCTTTGGAGAATAATTCCTGATCATCCTCACTAAGCATTGAAAAGACAATGTCTGTTGTTCTAAGCAGGCTTTCTTTTCCATTCTCATCATACTGATACACTTTTATTATCCCATCTGATTCCTTAACTAAATAATATTCACCTGATTGATTTTCTTGAACATTATTATCTGAATCTTCATCATTAATTTCAGAAACATCGTTTTTTTCATCATCCGGTTTATCATTACTTTGCTTTACTGTCTGATTTACATTGGTACTGATATTCTCACTCTCCGGTGTTTCTTTGGGAGAAATAAGAAGACTGCACATTAAATATCCTACGCCTAAAATGGCTACTAACGTAATATAAAACTCTTTTCGTTTTACTAAACTCTTTTTTCTTGTAAACATAAAACCACCTCTTACTAGGATAGTTTTAACAAAATTAACTATTTTAAACCGTAATTTTGCTTTTTAGCTTAGCAAAAGTTTTTTCTCCTATGCCACTGACATTCATTAACTCCTCTATTTTTTTAAATCGGCCATGCTCCCCTCTGTATGAAATAATCTTTTCAGCAGTGGAAGGGCCAATTCCCGAAATAGTCTGTAATTCTTCGCTTCCTGCAGTGTTAATATTAATCATGCCCGTTGAAATCCATTGATTTTCTTGTACAGAACTGTTGTTTACATTGGTTATTGTTGAAACTTTATTGTTTGTCAATGGAGTCTCAGCCGTTCCTCTTTCAATTTGATTTTTTGTAGAAACCGTTATTTTATCTTCATCTTTTAAAATTTGTGCCAGATTAAGATTACTTACATCTGCATCAGGGTTTAGCCCTCCTGCAAGTTCAATTGCCTCATAAACCCTTGCCCCTTCTTTCATTTCATAAACATATGGTTTTCCAACGGCTCCACTAATATCTATATAGATTTTGTCCGGCTTATTTTTTTCTTTTTCTCCTGTTTCTACTGCCTTTGTTGTTACAGATTCTTCTATCTGATTTTGCACGTCTGTACTGCTGATTAAATCGAATTCATCCTTAGTGTCTTCATGATCTCGTATGCAAAAAACAAAAAAAGCAGCTGCAAAAAGCACAAAGCCTGCAGCTACCTTTATAATAGTTTTTTTATGATACCTGATAAAATTTTCAACATAATCCCTGTTTAAAAAA carries:
- the spo0A gene encoding sporulation transcription factor Spo0A — protein: MTKISIGIADDNKDFCEILSDYFAEQENIDITFVANDGIQTVDCVKKFLPDVLILDMIMPHLDGLGVLESINNMELPKYPKTIMLSAVGQESITQKATKLGAEYYLVKPFNLGVLSKRINQLFGEELEEGSGKLTSIRTVVNNNTSTEKTNNDLEVDITNIIHEVGVPAHIKGYQYLRDAITMVVEDMDLLGAVTKELYPAIAKLNNTTPSRVERAIRHAIEVAWNRGKIETINNLFGYTVHNDKGKPTNSEFIAIIADKLRLERKIS
- the spoIVB gene encoding SpoIVB peptidase, which translates into the protein MEKMRTHGIVKCLWVFVLLVAVVTGISFVVKQTEEPAPAAINVVSEKVLMPGGQSIGVKMDVKGVLIVGLQEIETVTGEVVNPGLLSGLQIGDTILEINGQKVYRASEVQTIVNKIRGEVLLKLQRKNDIIEITLTPVIAKSDNMYKLGIWVKDKTAGIGTLTYYDPQNNYYGALGHAITDPETSAILPVAEGELVNSKVESVKQGKAGDPGEIRGIFYEADEPLGSLKKNTEFGIFGKLYGNINNPYYNKPIPVGYQKSVVVGPAYILTTLDNNKVECYEIEIEKVNKQTRPETKSMTIKVTDERLLKKSGGIVQGMSGSPIIQNGRLIGAVTHVFVNNPEKGYGIYIEWMLQEQMSNNVEK
- a CDS encoding helix-hairpin-helix domain-containing protein, producing MKCFLNRDYVENFIRYHKKTIIKVAAGFVLFAAAFFVFCIRDHEDTKDEFDLISSTDVQNQIEESVTTKAVETGEKEKNKPDKIYIDISGAVGKPYVYEMKEGARVYEAIELAGGLNPDADVSNLNLAQILKDEDKITVSTKNQIERGTAETPLTNNKVSTITNVNNSSVQENQWISTGMININTAGSEELQTISGIGPSTAEKIISYRGEHGRFKKIEELMNVSGIGEKTFAKLKSKITV